One window of Thermocoleostomius sinensis A174 genomic DNA carries:
- a CDS encoding Fur family transcriptional regulator, with protein sequence MKSHYTRSQERILTLLKSLNRAISAQDIYVEMRNRNQSMGLATVYRSLEALKLEGVVQVRTLANGESLYSLIQEDRHHLTCLQCGASIPINECPVHELENQLHQSYQFKIFYHTLEFFGLCTQCQVVQTNGSSAE encoded by the coding sequence ATGAAGTCCCACTATACTCGCAGCCAAGAGCGCATTCTCACATTGCTGAAGTCCCTCAATCGGGCCATTTCCGCCCAGGATATTTATGTGGAAATGCGCAATCGTAATCAGAGTATGGGGTTAGCAACGGTGTATCGATCGCTAGAGGCCTTGAAACTAGAGGGAGTGGTACAGGTGCGTACGTTGGCGAACGGAGAGTCGCTGTATAGCCTGATTCAGGAAGATCGTCATCATCTCACCTGTCTTCAATGTGGAGCCTCTATTCCCATTAATGAATGTCCAGTGCACGAACTGGAAAATCAACTGCACCAGTCGTATCAATTCAAGATTTTTTATCACACCCTCGAGTTTTTTGGCTTGTGTACACAGTGTCAAGTCGTTCAAACCAACGGCAGCAGTGCCGAGTAG
- a CDS encoding Uma2 family endonuclease, with translation MIARLLERYAEEVDIALHDYGSTMFRREAEARGLEPDECYCIGMLKELPDFAIEVNLTGGGVDKLAVYQGLGVPEVLIWQNQQLTLHDLRQAQC, from the coding sequence GTGATTGCCAGACTTCTAGAACGCTATGCCGAAGAAGTAGATATTGCTTTACATGACTATGGCTCTACCATGTTTCGACGGGAAGCTGAAGCGCGTGGACTGGAACCCGATGAGTGTTATTGCATAGGTATGCTTAAAGAGCTTCCTGATTTTGCTATCGAAGTGAACTTGACCGGTGGAGGCGTAGATAAGCTAGCGGTGTATCAAGGGCTGGGTGTACCAGAAGTATTGATTTGGCAGAATCAGCAGTTAACCCTTCATGATTTGCGTCAAGCGCAATGCTAA
- a CDS encoding flavin reductase family protein produces MLDEQAKKTMLRKIPHGLYICGVKDGEEVNGFTVSWVMQASFQPPLVVNCVRQDSGSHAMIQSSQVFALSILEAGQKDLAQKFFKPQRRVGNKFEDVEFYLGETGCPIISDAIGYVECQVVGSVGKGDHTVFVGEVIAAGIHREGDPLLLESTGWQYGG; encoded by the coding sequence TTGCTAGACGAACAGGCTAAGAAAACCATGCTGCGCAAAATTCCTCATGGTCTCTACATCTGTGGAGTCAAGGACGGAGAAGAAGTAAACGGCTTCACAGTCAGTTGGGTCATGCAGGCATCGTTTCAACCCCCCCTTGTCGTGAATTGTGTACGCCAAGATTCCGGCTCTCACGCCATGATTCAGTCTAGCCAAGTGTTTGCCCTCAGCATTTTGGAAGCGGGACAAAAGGACTTAGCACAAAAATTCTTCAAACCCCAGCGACGTGTTGGCAACAAGTTTGAAGATGTCGAATTTTACCTGGGTGAAACGGGCTGTCCCATCATTTCTGATGCGATCGGCTATGTAGAATGTCAAGTGGTTGGCTCAGTGGGAAAGGGCGATCACACCGTCTTCGTAGGCGAAGTCATTGCGGCAGGCATTCATCGTGAGGGTGATCCGCTGCTCCTAGAGAGTACGGGCTGGCAGTACGGCGGATAA
- a CDS encoding phenylpyruvate tautomerase MIF-related protein, whose translation MPLIKVQTSVAAPAQDSVESLLKQLSSSLAKQLGKPESYVITAFEPGVAMTFAGTTDPVCYIEIKSVGSINPTQTKAMSQEFCQTIAQALGVPTNRIYIEFADAKGSMWGWNGSTF comes from the coding sequence ATGCCATTGATTAAAGTTCAAACCTCCGTTGCTGCTCCTGCTCAGGACAGCGTTGAGTCCTTACTGAAGCAGCTATCGTCCAGCTTAGCTAAGCAATTAGGCAAGCCAGAGTCCTATGTGATAACGGCATTTGAACCTGGAGTGGCGATGACCTTCGCCGGGACAACCGACCCCGTTTGTTACATCGAAATCAAAAGCGTTGGCAGCATAAATCCCACTCAAACTAAAGCCATGAGTCAGGAGTTTTGCCAAACGATCGCCCAAGCACTGGGAGTGCCCACTAACCGCATCTATATCGAGTTTGCTGATGCCAAAGGCTCAATGTGGGGCTGGAATGGCTCAACATTCTAA
- a CDS encoding HAD family hydrolase, whose protein sequence is MLKALLFDLDGTLANTDPIHFETWRELLLDQGLDISLDFYQTNFSGRRNQEIVKDLLPHLSDVAGEQLSWQKEANFRDRAEQVLVSTPGLAELLAWAAQHNLKQAVVTNAPVENARFMLRVLQLEATFPVVILGDELLKGKPDPLPYQLALEQLGVSAAETIAFEDSPSGIRSARGAGIPTVGIASTHSPAELYDLGVSLVIADFTDKQLWKWLKRDRMLGPFEVAIGHSE, encoded by the coding sequence ATGCTTAAGGCACTGCTGTTCGATTTGGATGGAACGCTTGCCAACACTGACCCCATTCACTTTGAAACATGGCGCGAACTACTGTTAGATCAAGGGCTAGACATTAGTCTAGATTTTTATCAGACAAACTTTAGCGGACGGCGAAATCAAGAAATTGTCAAAGACTTGTTGCCTCATCTCTCGGATGTAGCAGGAGAGCAGTTAAGTTGGCAAAAGGAGGCGAATTTTCGCGATCGGGCAGAACAGGTGCTTGTCTCAACCCCAGGTTTGGCAGAACTCTTGGCTTGGGCAGCACAGCACAATCTAAAGCAAGCCGTTGTTACAAATGCGCCCGTTGAAAATGCTCGATTTATGCTGCGAGTGTTGCAGTTAGAGGCGACTTTTCCAGTTGTGATTCTGGGGGACGAACTGCTCAAGGGCAAGCCTGATCCGTTGCCCTATCAGCTAGCCTTAGAGCAATTAGGGGTTTCTGCTGCTGAGACGATCGCCTTTGAAGATTCCCCCTCTGGTATTCGATCGGCCAGGGGTGCTGGGATTCCAACGGTGGGAATTGCTTCAACTCACTCACCTGCCGAACTGTATGATCTCGGAGTATCGCTCGTGATTGCTGATTTCACCGACAAGCAACTCTGGAAATGGTTAAAACGCGATCGAATGCTAGGGCCGTTTGAAGTGGCGATCGGTCACAGTGAATAG
- a CDS encoding class I SAM-dependent methyltransferase produces the protein MTHPPLTIADSNSDLCDIIAQCIAATPQQRIAFAEFMELALYHPQHGYYSTRRTGIQRDFFTSPHLGKDFGELLAEQFAQMWQILDRPHPFTLVEMGAGQGLLVQDIVRYLHRHHFECFAALNYFIIEKSAALIAEQQQRLQPLTRSWSHLYWRTWEEIPEDSIIGCCFSNELVDALPVHQIAIDAGQLQEVYVTVAADAGKAGSRFEEVIAAPSTPKLVEYFDLIDLPFPSDRYADGYRSEVNLAALDWLETVSNRLQRGYVLTIDYGYPAHRYYSPTRSEGTLQCYYQHHHHSDPYVAIGQQDITAHVDFTALERQGERLGLQTIGFTQQGLFLMALGLSDRIAALSTPEPDQSLQDILQRRETLHALADPMGLGNFGVLVQAKQLSEPEQQQTLKGFNIPPLF, from the coding sequence ATGACCCATCCGCCCCTGACGATCGCTGACAGCAATTCTGACTTGTGTGACATCATTGCCCAATGCATTGCCGCTACCCCACAGCAGCGGATCGCATTCGCTGAGTTCATGGAGTTAGCGCTGTATCATCCGCAGCATGGTTACTATTCCACTCGCCGCACAGGCATTCAACGGGATTTTTTCACCTCACCGCATTTAGGCAAAGACTTTGGCGAATTGCTAGCCGAGCAGTTTGCCCAGATGTGGCAAATCCTCGATCGCCCCCATCCCTTTACGCTGGTGGAAATGGGAGCCGGACAAGGTTTGCTCGTTCAAGATATCGTCCGGTATTTGCATCGCCATCATTTCGAGTGCTTTGCTGCCCTGAATTATTTCATTATTGAGAAATCAGCCGCCCTGATTGCTGAACAACAACAGCGATTGCAGCCGTTAACTCGTTCCTGGAGTCACTTGTATTGGCGCACTTGGGAAGAGATTCCTGAAGATTCCATTATTGGCTGCTGTTTCTCTAACGAACTGGTCGATGCGTTGCCCGTGCATCAAATTGCGATCGACGCAGGGCAATTGCAGGAAGTGTACGTCACAGTGGCAGCAGATGCAGGGAAAGCGGGTTCAAGATTTGAGGAAGTAATTGCGGCTCCCTCGACCCCAAAACTCGTGGAGTATTTTGATTTAATTGATTTGCCTTTTCCGTCCGATCGCTATGCCGATGGCTACCGCAGTGAAGTCAATTTGGCGGCGTTGGATTGGCTAGAGACAGTCAGCAATCGATTGCAGCGCGGCTATGTGTTGACGATCGACTATGGTTATCCCGCCCATCGCTATTACAGTCCTACTCGCTCCGAGGGCACACTTCAGTGCTATTACCAACATCACCATCATTCTGATCCCTATGTGGCCATTGGGCAGCAGGACATCACCGCCCATGTGGACTTTACGGCCTTAGAGCGACAGGGCGAACGATTGGGCTTGCAGACGATCGGGTTTACACAACAGGGGTTATTTCTAATGGCACTGGGATTGAGCGATCGAATAGCCGCCCTGTCTACCCCAGAACCAGATCAATCGCTCCAAGACATTTTGCAGCGTCGCGAAACCCTTCATGCTCTGGCTGACCCGATGGGATTGGGTAACTTTGGGGTGTTAGTGCAAGCGAAGCAACTGAGTGAGCCAGAACAACAACAAACCTTGAAAGGATTCAATATTCCGCCGCTTTTTTAA
- the tsaB gene encoding tRNA (adenosine(37)-N6)-threonylcarbamoyltransferase complex dimerization subunit type 1 TsaB — translation MMYSTEQEPPFDSQAYALAIHTTSTDLGLALGQFSSDRRQQVWTGLGQNASTLLHNYLAEFMRPQTWTDLAFIAVAIGPGGFTGTRLGVVTARTLAQQLNIPLFGRSSLAIVAWQTHTSTVNSQAVNSAINADIAVQMPAHRGKLYGGIYSVDPKLGVNAKLVDTVLDPAQWQETLDRWHHPYQLVQAEGGLGATASSLLELAYLAWQRGERPHWDAVLPFYGQSPV, via the coding sequence ATGATGTACTCGACTGAGCAAGAGCCACCCTTCGATTCTCAAGCCTATGCTTTGGCAATCCATACAACCAGCACTGATCTAGGACTCGCTTTGGGTCAGTTCTCCAGCGATCGACGGCAGCAAGTTTGGACAGGATTAGGACAAAACGCTTCTACCTTACTGCACAATTACTTAGCTGAGTTTATGCGGCCGCAAACCTGGACAGATCTAGCCTTTATTGCCGTTGCTATTGGCCCAGGTGGATTTACCGGTACGCGCTTAGGCGTCGTGACAGCCCGTACTTTGGCTCAACAACTCAACATTCCGTTGTTTGGTAGATCTTCCCTCGCCATCGTGGCTTGGCAAACCCATACCTCAACTGTAAACAGCCAAGCTGTCAATTCAGCGATTAACGCAGATATTGCTGTACAGATGCCTGCCCATCGCGGCAAGCTGTATGGAGGCATTTATTCAGTTGACCCAAAACTCGGCGTCAATGCCAAGCTGGTTGATACAGTACTAGACCCCGCCCAGTGGCAAGAAACGCTCGATCGCTGGCATCACCCCTATCAGTTGGTGCAAGCAGAAGGGGGACTAGGCGCAACAGCCAGTTCCTTACTAGAGTTAGCCTATTTAGCTTGGCAGCGGGGTGAACGCCCCCATTGGGATGCCGTTTTGCCATTTTATGGTCAAAGTCCGGTGTAG
- the rplA gene encoding 50S ribosomal protein L1, translating to MARKVSRRLQELQSKVENRAYAPLEALELLKETATAKFPESAEAHIRLGIDPKYTDQQLRTTVALPKGTGQTVRVAVIARGEKVTEANTAGADIVGSEELINEIQGGMMDFDVLIATPDVMPQVAKLGRLLGPRGLMPSPKGGTVTFDIAQAISDFKAGKLEFRADRTGIVHVMFGKAAFSAEDLLINLKALQETIDRNRPSGAKGRYWRSVYVAATMGPSIEVDVNALRDLKLTDAA from the coding sequence ATGGCAAGAAAAGTATCACGACGCCTACAAGAACTGCAAAGCAAGGTTGAAAATCGAGCTTATGCACCCCTTGAGGCATTGGAATTACTCAAGGAAACAGCAACAGCCAAGTTTCCAGAGTCGGCTGAAGCTCATATTCGCTTGGGTATTGATCCGAAGTACACTGACCAACAGTTGCGCACTACGGTGGCGCTGCCGAAAGGAACTGGACAAACGGTTCGAGTTGCTGTAATTGCTCGCGGCGAAAAGGTGACAGAGGCAAATACCGCTGGTGCGGATATTGTCGGTTCTGAGGAACTGATCAACGAGATTCAGGGCGGCATGATGGACTTTGATGTCCTGATTGCAACACCTGACGTGATGCCTCAAGTGGCGAAGCTAGGACGATTATTGGGCCCTCGTGGGCTGATGCCGTCTCCCAAGGGCGGAACTGTGACCTTTGATATTGCTCAGGCAATCTCTGACTTTAAGGCAGGGAAGCTGGAGTTTCGGGCCGATCGCACTGGAATTGTCCATGTCATGTTTGGCAAGGCTGCTTTCTCGGCTGAAGATTTGTTGATTAATCTGAAGGCCCTGCAAGAGACGATCGATCGCAATCGTCCTTCCGGTGCAAAAGGCCGCTATTGGCGGAGTGTGTATGTAGCGGCTACAATGGGCCCTTCGATCGAGGTGGACGTTAATGCCCTGCGCGATTTGAAGCTAACGGATGCTGCCTAA
- the rplJ gene encoding 50S ribosomal protein L10 has protein sequence MGRTLENKREIVAELKESLTDTQLTVVIDYKGLTVAEITNLRKRLIPAGAECKVTKNTLMRIAVQDDPNWQPIADLCKESSAFLFLRDDLGGALKAYQEFQKATKKTVIRGGAMEGRLLTEADVKAIADLPSKEQLMAQIAGAINGVATKLAVGINEVPGSLARALQAVADKDKQDEAA, from the coding sequence ATGGGTCGAACACTAGAAAATAAGCGAGAGATCGTGGCGGAGTTGAAGGAGTCGCTGACTGACACTCAACTCACAGTTGTGATTGACTACAAAGGATTGACGGTTGCTGAAATTACTAATTTGCGCAAACGTTTGATTCCAGCAGGCGCTGAGTGCAAAGTCACTAAAAATACGCTGATGCGGATTGCAGTTCAAGACGATCCCAATTGGCAACCGATCGCTGACCTCTGTAAGGAATCTTCGGCTTTCTTATTCTTGCGAGATGACTTAGGAGGGGCACTCAAAGCCTATCAAGAGTTCCAGAAAGCCACTAAGAAGACCGTGATTCGCGGTGGTGCGATGGAAGGTCGCTTGCTGACTGAAGCAGATGTTAAGGCGATCGCCGATCTGCCTTCCAAAGAGCAACTGATGGCTCAGATTGCTGGAGCAATCAATGGTGTGGCCACCAAGCTAGCCGTTGGCATCAACGAAGTGCCCGGTTCTTTAGCGCGGGCGTTACAGGCTGTTGCTGATAAAGACAAACAAGACGAAGCGGCCTAA
- the rplL gene encoding 50S ribosomal protein L7/L12: protein MSAKTDEILEQLKTLTLLEASELVKQIEEAFGVSAAAPVGGMMMAAPAAGAAAPAEEVEEKTEFDVILDEVPADKKIAVLKAVRELTGLGLKEAKDLVESTPKPIKEGIAKEVAEEAKKTIEAAGGKVSIK from the coding sequence ATGTCTGCAAAAACTGATGAAATCTTGGAACAGCTTAAAACCCTAACACTGCTAGAAGCTTCTGAGTTGGTTAAGCAAATTGAGGAAGCATTTGGCGTGAGTGCAGCCGCCCCAGTGGGTGGCATGATGATGGCGGCCCCGGCAGCGGGTGCAGCGGCCCCGGCAGAGGAAGTTGAAGAGAAGACTGAATTTGATGTCATTCTGGATGAAGTTCCAGCAGACAAGAAGATTGCAGTCCTCAAGGCGGTGCGTGAATTGACGGGTCTGGGTTTGAAAGAAGCCAAGGATTTGGTGGAATCTACACCCAAGCCGATCAAAGAAGGCATTGCCAAGGAAGTGGCTGAGGAAGCGAAGAAGACGATCGAAGCCGCTGGTGGTAAGGTTTCTATTAAGTAA
- a CDS encoding CoB--CoM heterodisulfide reductase iron-sulfur subunit B family protein codes for MTLKYAYFPGCVAQGACRELYMATHALTQALGIELVELKKAACCGSGTFKENSLLLEDTVNARNIALAESLNLPLLTHCSTCQGVIGQVDERLKAAHQSNPAYLEKINGLLQQEGCSPYKGSSEVKHLLWALVGDFGLESLQQKVTRKLEGLKCASFYGCYLLRSQKHLPYDDPYNPQSMENVFRAVGATPVDYRGRTQCCGWPLSSYATTQSFKMAGGHIQEAIAAGADCMVTPCPLCHLNLDSRQPEVEQVIGERLGLPVLHLPQLVGLAVGIAPQELGLDRHIVSTRPVLDKLGL; via the coding sequence ATGACTCTTAAGTATGCTTATTTCCCTGGATGCGTGGCTCAGGGTGCTTGCCGAGAACTGTATATGGCTACCCATGCCTTAACGCAAGCTCTGGGAATTGAATTAGTGGAATTGAAGAAAGCGGCTTGTTGCGGTTCGGGTACGTTTAAAGAAAATTCTCTGCTGCTGGAAGATACCGTCAATGCGCGCAACATTGCCCTAGCAGAATCGCTGAACTTACCGCTGTTGACCCATTGCAGTACTTGCCAAGGCGTCATTGGTCAGGTAGACGAACGCTTGAAAGCTGCCCATCAATCCAACCCCGCTTATTTAGAGAAAATCAATGGATTGCTGCAACAAGAAGGTTGCTCTCCCTACAAAGGCAGCAGTGAAGTTAAGCATTTACTGTGGGCTTTGGTCGGGGATTTTGGCTTAGAAAGCCTACAACAAAAGGTAACGCGCAAGCTAGAAGGGCTGAAATGCGCCTCGTTTTATGGCTGCTATCTGCTGCGATCGCAAAAACACTTACCCTACGACGATCCGTACAATCCGCAGTCGATGGAAAATGTGTTCCGAGCCGTAGGAGCCACGCCAGTAGACTATCGTGGACGTACCCAATGCTGTGGCTGGCCCCTGTCTAGCTATGCCACCACTCAGTCTTTCAAAATGGCAGGTGGGCATATCCAGGAAGCGATCGCGGCTGGAGCCGACTGTATGGTGACACCATGCCCGCTGTGTCATTTGAATTTGGACTCACGTCAACCAGAAGTCGAGCAAGTAATTGGGGAGCGGTTGGGCTTGCCCGTACTGCACTTGCCGCAACTCGTCGGATTAGCTGTAGGCATTGCCCCCCAGGAACTGGGTTTAGACCGTCACATTGTTTCCACCCGTCCAGTCTTAGACAAACTAGGGCTATAA